The following coding sequences lie in one Leptolyngbya sp. CCY15150 genomic window:
- a CDS encoding NAD(P)H-quinone oxidoreductase subunit J, producing the protein MVDEATPAEEQESKIVEASAVSRWLTENGFQHESLEPDHSGIPVLKVDRDVLIPFCTALYAYGFNYLQCQGAYDMGPGGDLVSMYHLCKVYDNADRPEEVRVKVFLPRQDPRIPSVYWIWKAADWQERESYDMYGIVYEGHPNLKRILMPEDWVGWPLRKDYISPDFYELQDAY; encoded by the coding sequence ATGGTTGATGAGGCTACCCCTGCCGAGGAGCAGGAGTCTAAGATAGTCGAGGCCAGTGCCGTATCGCGCTGGCTCACTGAGAACGGCTTTCAGCATGAAAGCTTGGAGCCAGATCACTCCGGTATTCCAGTGCTGAAGGTCGATCGGGACGTGCTGATTCCTTTCTGCACAGCCCTCTATGCCTATGGCTTCAACTATCTGCAATGCCAAGGTGCCTATGACATGGGCCCCGGTGGCGATTTGGTGAGCATGTACCATCTGTGTAAGGTGTATGACAATGCCGATCGCCCCGAGGAAGTGCGGGTGAAGGTGTTTCTGCCTCGGCAGGATCCACGCATCCCGTCGGTGTACTGGATTTGGAAGGCTGCCGACTGGCAAGAACGCGAATCCTACGATATGTATGGGATTGTCTATGAAGGGCATCCCAACCTGAAGCGGATCTTGATGCCTGAAGACTGGGTAGGCTGGCCCCTGCGGAAAGACTACATTTCTCCAGACTTCTACGAGCTGCAAGACGCCTATTAA
- a CDS encoding NADH dehydrogenase subunit K, with the protein MNPIGAPQVTKDLSENVILTTVDDLHNWARLSSLWPMLYGTACCFIEFAALIGSRFDFDRFGLVPRASPRQADLLITAGTVTMKMAPALVRLYEEMPDPKYVIAMGACTITGGMFSSDSPTAVRGVDKLIPVDVYIPGCPPRPEAIIDAIIKLRKKISNEALQERGSFDQTHRYFTVKHKMKVVPEILTGEYIRSASRQAPPQELAAATGMPVPALQQQVTQEEERNG; encoded by the coding sequence ATGAACCCCATTGGGGCTCCGCAAGTCACCAAGGATTTGTCAGAAAACGTCATCCTCACCACCGTGGATGATCTGCATAACTGGGCGCGCCTTTCCAGCCTCTGGCCCATGCTCTACGGTACGGCCTGCTGCTTTATCGAATTTGCGGCGCTGATTGGCTCTCGCTTCGACTTCGATCGCTTTGGGTTAGTGCCTCGGGCCAGTCCTCGCCAAGCCGATTTGTTGATCACCGCCGGCACGGTCACCATGAAAATGGCTCCGGCACTGGTACGGCTCTACGAAGAAATGCCCGATCCCAAATATGTGATCGCCATGGGAGCCTGCACAATCACCGGCGGCATGTTCAGCTCTGATTCACCGACGGCAGTGCGGGGAGTCGATAAGCTGATTCCAGTGGATGTCTACATTCCCGGCTGTCCGCCCCGCCCCGAAGCCATCATTGATGCGATCATCAAACTGCGCAAGAAGATCTCCAACGAGGCCTTGCAAGAAAGGGGTAGCTTCGACCAAACCCATCGCTACTTCACCGTGAAGCACAAGATGAAGGTGGTGCCCGAGATTTTGACGGGGGAATATATTCGCTCCGCCTCTCGGCAAGCACCACCTCAAGAATTGGCCGCAGCGACCGGAATGCCCGTGCCAGCCCTACAGCAGCAAGTTACCCAGGAGGAGGAGCGCAATGGTTGA
- the ndhC gene encoding photosynthetic/respiratory NAD(P)H-quinone oxidoreductase subunit C, translated as MFVLSGYEYLLGFLIICGLVPVLALSVSKLVRPKRTGVERRTTYESGMEPVGGAWIQFNIRYYMFALVFVIFDVETVFLYPWAVAFSQLGLLAFIEALIFIAILVIGLVYAWRKGALEWS; from the coding sequence GTGTTTGTACTCAGCGGCTACGAGTATCTTCTAGGCTTCCTCATTATTTGTGGGCTGGTGCCCGTCCTTGCCCTGTCCGTCTCCAAACTGGTTCGCCCTAAGCGCACGGGCGTCGAACGGCGAACAACCTACGAATCTGGGATGGAACCCGTGGGGGGTGCATGGATCCAGTTCAATATTCGCTACTACATGTTTGCCCTGGTCTTTGTCATCTTTGATGTAGAAACCGTGTTTCTCTATCCCTGGGCGGTAGCATTCAGCCAACTTGGGCTGCTTGCATTCATAGAAGCGTTAATTTTTATCGCAATTCTAGTTATTGGTCTTGTCTACGCTTGGAGAAAAGGAGCATTGGAATGGTCATGA
- a CDS encoding phosphoglucomutase/phosphomannomutase family protein yields MAVHISPALLATKPIQFGTDGWRGLIAADFTFERVMQVAPRAAQVLSQHYGEGTCRTVVVGYDRRFLSEEFAQVAGEAIQAAGFDVLFAEGYAPTPAFSWAAKQHNALGAIVITASHNPGVYSGLKVKGAFGGSVSPEVTQQIEAILDQPLPAAAQPGTWTTFDPWESYCAGLRAMVDIAGIQKAIADGTLTVFADVMHGAAASGLARLLGDGIHELNGDRDPLFGGGAPEPLPRYIPDLFKAIKTQRQADAKGLITGLVFDGDSDRVAAVDGQGNFLSSQVLIPVLIEHLATRRGFSGEIVKTISGSNLIPKVAALYGLSVYETPIGYKYIADRMLSAAVLLGGEESGGIGYGHHIPERDALLSALYVLEAVVQAGQDISDQHKRLQEVTQFSSTYDRIDLPLASMEVRSRLLQALEEQTPTEIAGQAVTRCLAIDGYKFDLADESWLLIRFSGTEPVLRLYSEATTMDRVKANLHWAKDWANAIA; encoded by the coding sequence ATGGCAGTTCATATTTCTCCAGCGTTGCTCGCAACGAAGCCCATTCAGTTTGGAACCGATGGGTGGCGAGGACTGATCGCGGCGGATTTTACGTTTGAGCGCGTCATGCAGGTTGCACCGCGAGCAGCCCAAGTTCTTAGCCAGCACTATGGTGAAGGGACGTGCCGCACCGTGGTGGTAGGCTACGATCGCCGCTTCCTTTCTGAGGAATTTGCCCAGGTGGCTGGGGAGGCCATCCAGGCGGCGGGGTTTGATGTGCTGTTTGCTGAGGGCTATGCACCCACGCCGGCTTTTAGCTGGGCTGCCAAGCAGCACAATGCTCTAGGCGCGATTGTGATTACGGCTAGCCACAACCCAGGGGTCTATTCTGGCTTGAAGGTGAAGGGAGCCTTTGGTGGATCGGTGTCTCCTGAGGTGACCCAGCAGATTGAAGCTATCCTGGATCAACCCCTGCCGGCGGCAGCCCAACCGGGAACCTGGACAACCTTTGACCCCTGGGAAAGCTACTGTGCGGGTCTCCGGGCCATGGTGGATATTGCGGGCATTCAGAAGGCGATCGCTGATGGTACGCTCACCGTGTTTGCGGATGTGATGCATGGCGCGGCGGCGAGCGGTCTAGCGCGGCTGTTGGGCGATGGCATTCATGAACTAAATGGCGATCGCGATCCTCTCTTTGGCGGCGGTGCGCCTGAGCCTTTGCCGCGCTATATTCCTGACCTATTTAAGGCGATCAAAACCCAGCGCCAGGCCGATGCTAAGGGGTTAATTACCGGCCTGGTGTTTGACGGCGACAGCGATCGCGTGGCCGCTGTTGATGGTCAAGGAAATTTTCTGAGTTCCCAGGTGCTCATTCCTGTGTTAATTGAGCATTTGGCAACCCGACGCGGTTTCAGCGGCGAGATTGTCAAAACCATTAGCGGCTCGAACCTGATTCCTAAGGTGGCGGCGCTCTACGGGCTATCGGTCTACGAGACCCCCATCGGCTACAAGTACATTGCCGATCGCATGTTGTCGGCGGCGGTGCTGCTGGGGGGCGAAGAATCTGGCGGTATCGGCTATGGGCATCACATTCCTGAACGGGATGCTCTGCTCTCGGCTCTCTACGTTCTTGAAGCTGTCGTCCAGGCAGGACAAGACATCAGCGACCAGCACAAGCGCCTGCAGGAGGTCACCCAGTTTAGCTCCACCTACGATCGCATTGACCTGCCCCTCGCCAGCATGGAGGTGCGATCGCGCCTCTTGCAGGCCCTAGAGGAGCAAACCCCGACGGAAATTGCTGGGCAAGCGGTCACCCGTTGCCTTGCCATTGATGGCTATAAATTTGACCTAGCTGATGAAAGCTGGCTGCTCATCCGCTTTAGCGGCACCGAGCCCGTCCTACGTCTCTACTCAGAGGCCACTACCATGGATCGGGTCAAGGCAAACCTACACTGGGCCAAGGACTGGGCCAATGCGATCGCTTAG